In Rhineura floridana isolate rRhiFlo1 chromosome 6, rRhiFlo1.hap2, whole genome shotgun sequence, one genomic interval encodes:
- the LOC133387480 gene encoding probable E3 ubiquitin-protein ligase makorin-1 gives MEPWLPVGGGGGSGGGGGRRATKASGSSRIPCRNFARGACRWGQNCRFSHDRKSAQICRYFQNGFCDYGDRCSYQHISEAPALSRCGSESAYHGLQGGMLTLNRRGSEPAILPEASVRSWGGGRRGSEPAVSSMAQLQMNFGSMRMTFEEEDEDADKAITPQHPPNWALSKEFVPRQAASGSRSHEQRLDTISLLSEDASTKEAAPPAVSEEPKATDGLGVVAAAAEEVQKSEDVVCGICMDKVSQKTLPQERLFGILPNCTHAYCVGCIRKWRKSRDFHNAVIKGCPECRVTSTYFIPNQYWVFDSEEKEKLIKNFKARTSKIRCKFFVRGNGQCPFKSECIYLHELPGGRLPAAKPQQRPDLRRRRPVVYNPSPSESSDDDDDDMYLIQWALTVALLQRERDIDYSDFLIWNSSDSSD, from the exons ATGGAACCATGGTTACCTgtaggaggtggaggaggaagcgGTGGCGGTGGCGGCCGCCGGGCTACCAAAGCGAGTGGATCCAGTAGGATTCCGTGCAG GAACTTTGCCCGCGGAGCATGCAGATGGGGTCAGAACTGCCGATTCTCCCATGATAGGAAGTCTGCTCAGATCTGCAGGTATTTCCAGAATGGATTCTGTGATTATGGAGACCGCTGCAG CTACCAGCATATCTCGGAAGCACCAGCCTTGAGCAGATGTGGCTCAGAGTCTGCCTACCATGGATTGCAGGGAGGCATGTTGACACTGAACCGTCGGGGCTCAGAGCCAGCCATCTTACCAGAAGCTTCAGTAAGGAGTTGGGGAGGAGGCCGGCGTGGCTCTGAACCAGCTGTCTCCAGTATGGCACAGCTACAGATGAACTTTGGAAGCATGAGGATGACATTTGAGGAGGAAGATGAAGATGCTGATAAAGCCATCACTCCCCAGCATCCTCCAAACTGGGCCCTCAGTAAAGAATTCGTTCCCAGGCAGGCTGCTTCAG GTTCCAGATCCCATGAACAGAGACTGGATACCATATCCCTGCTGTCAGAAGATGCATCCACCAAGGAGGCTGCTCCTCCTGCGGTCTCAGAGGAGCCAAAG GCAACTGATGGTTTgggagtggtggcagcagctgctgaagaggTACAGAAGAGTGAGGATGTAGTATGCGGCATCTGCATGGACAAAGTCTCTCAGAAGACCTTGCCTCAGGAACGTCTCTTTGGTATTCTTCCCAATTGCACCCATGCCTATTGTGTGGGCTGTATCCGGAAGTGGCGGAAAAGCCGGGACTTTCATAACGCGGTGATAAA GGGCTGCCCAGAGTGCAGAGTCACTTCAACTTATTTTATCCCCAACCAATACTGGGTTTTTGATtcagaagagaaggaaaaactgaTTAAGAATTTCAAGGCACGGACTAG CAAAATAAGATGCAAATTCTTTGTAAGAGGCAATGGTCAGTGCCCTTTTAAATCAGAGTGTATTTACCTGCATGAGCTTCCTGGAGGTCGGCTGCCAGCTGCAAAGCCACAACAGAGACCTGACCTGCGGAGACGGCGACCTGTT GTCTATAACCCATCTCCATCTGAGAGTtcggatgatgacgatgatgacatGTACCTCATCCAATGGGCTCTTACTGTTGCGctgttgcagagagagagagacattgaCTATTCAGACTTTCTCATCTGGAATTCGAGTGATTCTTCtgactag